A genomic region of Caldicellulosiruptor acetigenus contains the following coding sequences:
- a CDS encoding ATP-binding protein, with product MFIGREFELQTLNKLYSEDRFHFVIIYGRRRVGKTTLLAEFCKDKPSIFFVAEEYNDKMALESFSNKILSYFGLEGLLNGFESWEKAFLFLAQKAKDERLVVVIDEFPYMVNSNKSIPSILQRLIDHNLKNTKLFLIVCGSSVSFMEKEVLAYKSPLYGRRTAQIVVEPFNFFDSRKFFENFSFEEQVIAYGILGGIPQYLRIFDDRMDIYENIKTKILDKSSYLYEEPKLLIKQELREPALYNSIIEAIALGSSKLSEIATKVGVDTDKCAKYLSILIDLKIIEKLSPVAEKEKSKKSIYRIKDNFFRFWYRFVFSNKELIEQGLADEVIEKKIKPFMSHFIGPVYEQVCIDYMKMLNKEKKLPFTFEKIGKWWGTNPIKKCEEEIDIVAIGENKAIFGECKWKNKKMGISELHSLIEKSSIFNYEDKYYILFSKSGFEEDLMEAAKNNERVILLESF from the coding sequence ATGTTTATTGGCAGAGAATTTGAACTTCAAACTTTGAATAAACTCTACAGTGAAGATAGGTTTCACTTTGTTATAATCTATGGAAGAAGGCGTGTGGGAAAAACCACATTATTAGCTGAGTTTTGCAAAGATAAACCTTCAATATTTTTTGTTGCTGAAGAGTACAATGACAAGATGGCTTTGGAGTCTTTTTCAAATAAGATATTATCATATTTTGGATTAGAAGGGCTTTTAAATGGGTTTGAGTCATGGGAAAAGGCATTTTTGTTCTTAGCTCAAAAAGCAAAAGATGAACGTCTTGTGGTTGTAATTGACGAATTTCCTTATATGGTAAACTCAAACAAAAGTATTCCTTCAATCCTGCAAAGGCTTATAGATCATAATCTCAAGAATACAAAGCTGTTTTTGATTGTTTGCGGATCTTCTGTTAGTTTCATGGAAAAGGAAGTGCTTGCGTATAAAAGTCCTCTATATGGGAGAAGGACAGCACAGATTGTTGTTGAGCCTTTCAATTTCTTTGATAGCAGAAAGTTTTTCGAAAATTTTTCATTTGAAGAACAGGTCATTGCATATGGTATACTTGGCGGAATACCACAATATTTGAGGATTTTTGATGATAGGATGGATATATACGAAAACATAAAAACAAAGATTTTGGACAAGTCTTCTTATCTTTATGAGGAGCCCAAGCTTTTGATAAAGCAAGAACTGAGAGAACCAGCCTTATACAATTCAATAATAGAAGCAATTGCACTCGGTAGCAGTAAACTGAGTGAAATAGCAACCAAAGTGGGAGTTGACACAGACAAGTGTGCGAAGTATCTGTCCATTCTTATTGATCTGAAAATAATCGAAAAACTTTCACCAGTTGCAGAAAAAGAAAAAAGCAAAAAGAGCATATACAGGATAAAAGATAATTTTTTTAGATTCTGGTATCGATTTGTTTTCAGCAACAAGGAATTGATTGAACAGGGCTTGGCAGATGAGGTCATTGAAAAAAAGATAAAACCTTTCATGAGCCACTTTATAGGGCCTGTCTATGAACAGGTGTGCATTGATTATATGAAAATGCTGAACAAAGAGAAAAAGCTTCCGTTTACTTTTGAAAAGATAGGAAAATGGTGGGGTACCAATCCAATCAAAAAGTGCGAAGAAGAGATTGATATAGTAGCAATCGGTGAGAATAAGGCTATTTTTGGAGAGTGCAAATGGAAAAACAAAAAAATGGGAATTAGCGAACTTCACAGTTTAATTGAAAAAAGTAGCATTTTCAATTATGAGGATAAATACTATATCTTATTTTCAAAAAGCGGGTTTGAAGAAGACCTAATGGAAGCTGCTAAAAATAACGAAAGGGTTATTTTACTTGAAAGTTTTTAA